In Streptomyces paludis, the genomic stretch TCCCGATGGCCCTCGCGTTCTTCGCCGCCTCGCTGGCCGGCCCCCGGCTGATCCGGCGGTACGGCAGCCTGCTGGTGACGGCGGGCGCGGTGATCCAGGCCGCCGGGGTCGTCCTGCTGGTGCTCGCCGTACGGAGCGACTGGCCCGCGCTGACACTGCTGGACCTGCTGCCGGGGGTCGCGCTGGCCGGGCTCGGGCAGGGGTTCCAGCTGCCGGTCATCGTCCGGATCGTGCTCTCCGAGATCCCGGCCGAACGGGCGGGGGTGGGCAGTGGCGCGATGGTGACGGCGCAGCAGTCGGCGCTGGCGCTCGGGGTGGCGACGATCGGGTCGCTCTTCCTGAGCCTGAGCACGTCGATGGGGATGGGCGACGCGCTGATGATCACGCTGCTGGTGCAGTTGGGGCTGGTGGTCCTGACAGGGCTGATGAGTCTGCGACTGCCGCGCACGATCGGCTGAGACGACGACGAGGGGCCCGGATCATGAAGATGATCCGGGCCCCTGCTGCGTTCGGTCAGCTGTCCTGGGCGCCTTCGCTCTTGCCCGCGGCTGCGGCGCGCTCGCGCATCTTGCGCAGCAGCTCCTGCTTCTGGTCGGCGGCGGCCTTGCGGTTGGCGTCCCGGGCGGGCCCGCTCGACTGCGGGTCGTTACGGGCCGGCTTGGTGCGCTGTCCGCCAACGCCGAGAAGGTTGTTGCGGCTCTTTGCCACGGGGTTCTCCCGATGTGATGAGAAGTGATCTGCGGATTCGTCGGTGGGGGGCGGGCTGTCGCCGCCGCGCTCTCACTCGTAGATCTGGAAGAACATGCCGCTGACGCTACCACCGGCCGGTACCCGGGACGCAACGCGTTTTCCAGGACCAACAAATAGGTGATGACAGATATTGAAATCTGTCACTCGACATGTCATCGTTGGTCTTGTCACTCTTCGATCCCTCGTGATCCGTATGGAGGCATCCCGCCATGACCAGCGACGCCCACACCGGCACCACCCCTCCCCCCTCCTCGTCCCCTTCCCCCGCCCCCGTCCCCACCCGCCGGCTCGGCGCGACGGGCCCGCACACCTCCGCGCTGGGCCTCGGCTGCATGGGCATGTCCGGGGTGTACGGAGGCGGTGACGAGCGCGGCGAATCCGTCGCGACGATCCACGCCGCCCTCGACGCGGGCGTCACCCTGCTCGACACCGGCGACTTCTACGGCATGGGCCACAACGAGCTGCTGATCAACGAGGCGCTGCGCACGGCCGGCCCGTCCGCCCGCGAACGGGCCGTCGTCAGCGTCAAGTTCGGCGCCCTGCGCGACCCGGGCGACGGCTGGGGCGGATTCGACGGACGCCCCGCCGCCGTCAAGAACTTCGCCGCGTACTCCCTCCAGCGGCTCGGCACGGACTACATCGACATCTACCGGCCCGCGCGGCTCGACCCGGACGTGCCGATCGAGGAGACGGTCGGCGCCGTCGCGGAGCTGGTCCAGGCCGGGTACGTCCGGCACATCGGGCTCTCGGAGGTCGGCGCGGAGACCATCCGCCGGGCCGCCGCCACCGCCCCGATCAGCGATCTCCAGATCGAGTACGCGCTGATCTCACGCGGGGTGGAGGCCGACATCCTGCCAACGCTCCGCGAGCTGGGCATCGGCGTCACCGCGTACGGAGTGCTGTCGCGCGGACTCATCGGCGGGCACTTCACCAGCGACCAGCGGCTGGCCGCCAATGACTTCCGGGCGATGAGCCCGCGCTTCCAGGGGGAGAACCTCCAGCACAACCTCACCCTGGTCGAGTCGCTGCGCAAGATCGCCGAGCAGAAGGGAGTGACGGTCGCGCAGATCGCCATCGCCTGGGTGCTGTCCCGGGGCGAGGACATCGTGCCGCTCGTCGGCGCCCGCAGCCGCAAGCGGCTGACCGAGTCCCTCGGCGCCCTGGACGTCACGCTGGACGAAGGGGACCTCGCCGCCATCGAGCGCGCTGTCCCGGCCGACTCCGCCGCCGGGGACCGCTACCCGAGCGCGCAGATGGCGATGCTGGACAGCGAGCGGTGACGGCCGTCCGGGGGCGGGCGGTGACCGGCGCGGACGGGTCGGCCTGACAGGTACCGTCAGCTGTCATACGCACACCACCATGAAAGGGCTGGCCCCATGAGCACCGAGCCCCTGACCGCCGAGCGCATCCTCGAAGCCACCGAGGAGGTCCTGCGGCGCTACGGCCCCGCGAAGGCGACGGTCGTCGATGTGGCGCGGGTCCTCGGTGTCAGCCACGGCAGTGTCTACCGCCACTTCCGTACGAAGTCGGCCCTGCGCGAGGCGGTGACCAAGCGGTGGCTGAGCCGCACGGAGATAGCCCTCGCCCGGGTCATCAGTGACAACGAGCGGGAGTCGGGCCCGGCGAAGCTGCGGGAGTGGCTGCTGACGCTCTTCGACGCCAAGCGGCACAAGGCGGGCGACGACCCGGAGCTGTTCGCCACGTTCTCCGTGCTCGCCCGGGAGAGCAGCGAAGTGGTCGACGCGCATCTGACGGAGCTGACGGACCAGCTCACCCGGATCATCGAAGAGGGCGTGCGGGCGGGCGAGTTCGCGACGCCGGACCCCGGGGCGTCCGCCGGGGCGGTGTTCGCCGCGACGGCCCGCTTCCACGACCCGGGGTACGCCCCGGAGTGGCGGAAGCCCACGATCGACGCGGAGTTCGACGCCGTGGCCGCACTGCTGCTGCGCGGTCTGCGGGCCTGACCGGCCGGTTGGCCTCTGCGCTCGGCTCCGGCCGGCCGTTGGCCTCAGGACCGGTCGGCCGTGGGGTCCACCGTCGCCTGGTGCGCCTCGGTGAGATGTTCCTCCGCCTTGAGCCAGGGCAGGAACTGCGCCCCCTTGCGCCAGCCGCAGGTGTCGCAGACCAACGACCGCTGCACACCGGCCTTCTGGACACGTACGACGTGCTCGCGTCCGTGCTGGTCCCATCGGGTGACCTTGCTGGTGGTCGTGGACGGCATGATCCGTATCTCCCTCGTAGGCCAGCGCCCAGTGTGCCGTACGGACAACATCAACGGCTCCGGTCCGCGAAGCCGGTTGACCCGCCGCACGCACCGTACGCGAACGGGCCGCGGCCCCCGGTTCCGTGGGAACCGGGGGCCGCGGCCCAGCTGCCGTGCCGGTGTCAGCAGCCGATGAGACGGCCGCCCAGGTAGCTCTGGATCTGGTCCAGCGAGACGCGCTCCTGCTTCATCGTGTCGCGCTCGCGCACGGTCACCGCGTTGTCGTCGAGGGTGTCGAAGTCGACGGTGACGCAGAACGGCGTGCCGATCTCGTCCTGGCGGCGGTAGCGGCGGCCGATGGCGCCCGCGTCGTCGAACTCGATGTTCCAGTTGCGCCGCAGGTCCGTCGCGAGACCCTTCGCCTTCGGCGAGAGCTGCGGGTTGCGGGAGAGCGGCAGGACGGCCACCTTGACCGGCGCGAGGCGCGGGTCGAGGCGGAGCACCGTGCGCTTCTCCAGCACACCCTTCGCGTTGGGCGCCTCGTCCTCGTTGTACGCGTCGAGGAGGAAGGCGAGCATCGCGCGGCCGACCCCGGCGGCGGGCTCGATGACGTAGGGGGTCCAGCGCTCGCCGGCCTCCTGGTCGAAGTACGTCAGGTCGTGGCCGGACGCCTTGGAGTGGGCGGAGAGGTCGTAGTCCGTACGGTTGGCCACACCCTCCAGCTCGCCCCACTCGCTGCCGCCGAACTGGAAGCGGTACTCGATGTCGGCGGTGCGCTTGGAGTAGTGCGAGAGCTTCTCGGCCGGGTGGTCGTACCAGCGCATGTTCTCCTCACGGAGACCCAGGTCGCGGTACCAGTTCCAGCGCTGCTCCATCCAGTATTCCTGCCACTGCTCGTCCTCGCCCGGCTTGACGAAGAACTCCATCTCCATCTGCTCGAACTCGCGGGTCCGGAAGATGAAGTTGCCCGGAGTGATCTCGTTCCGGAAGGACTTGCCCATCTGCGCGATGCCGAACGGCGGCTTCTTGCGCGAGGTCTGCTGCACCTGGGCGAAGTTGGTGAAAATGCCCTGCGCGGTCTCGGGCCGCAGATAGGCGACGGAGCCGGAGTCCTGCGTCGGGCCGAGGTGGGTGGAGAGCAGACCGGAGAACTGCTTGGGTGCGGTAAAAGTGCCCTTGTTGCCACAGTTGGGGCAGTTGAGATCGGTCAGGCCGTTCTCGGGGGCCTTGCCGTGCTTCGCCTCGTACGCCTCTTCCAGGTGGTCCGCGCGGAACCGCTTGTGACAGGAGGTGCACTCGGTCAGCGGGTCGGTGAAGGTCGCGACGTGGCCCGACGCTTCCCAGACCTCGGTGGCGAGGATCACCGACGAGTCGAGACCGACAACGTCCTCACGCGAGGTGACCATGTAACGCCACCACTGACGCTTGAGGTTTTCCTTCAGCTCGACTCCGAGCGGCCCGTAGTCCCAGGCGGCGCGCTGGCCCCCGTAGATCTCACTGCACGGGTAGACGAAGCCACGGCGCTTGCTCAGGTTGACGATGCTGTCGATCTTGTCGGCGGCCACGGTGCTCTCTTCATTACGACGACGACGAACGGCGAATGACCCAGATTAGCGGCGGGCGCACCCCTTCGATCAAATCGGTGCTGGGTATCGGACATCCCGCCCTGTTCGCGAGCCATTACCGACCCATTGTTGACAATCGTTTCCAGTTTTGTTGAAAATGACTGTCATGAACGTACGACGCCTGATACCCACCGCCACCATGGCCGGAGCTGTCGCGCTCGGCATGGTGGCCCTGTCCGCCTGCTCCTCCTCCGACGCCGCCGACAAGAAGAGCGGCGGCGGCAAGCTCGCGGTCACCGCGTCGTTCTACCCCATGCAGTTCCTGGCCGAGGAGATAGGCGGCGACCATGTCTCCGTCACCACCCTCACCAAGCCCGGCGTCGAACCGCACGACCTGGAGCTGAAGCCCCGGCAGGCCGCCCAGCTCGGCGAGGCCGATGTCATCCTCTACCTCAAGGGCATCCAGCCCGCCGTGGACAAGGCCATCGCCCAGTCCGGTGTGAAGAACACCGTCGACGCGACCACCCTGACCACGATGGAGAAGCACGGCACCGAAGCCGGCGGCCACTCCCACGCCGACGACGAGCACGCGGACGGCGACGACCACGCGGACGACGAGACCCACAAGGCGGAGGACGAGGAAGCCTCCGCCGACGGCAACGACCCGCACATCTGGCTGGACCCGGTGAAGTACGCCGAGGTCGCCAAGGGGGTCGGCGCCGCCCTGGAGAAGGCCGACCCGGACCACGCCGCCGCGTACAAGAAGAACACCGCCGCCCTGGTCACCAAGCTCGACGGCCTGAACACCGCGTTCAAGGACGGGCTCGCGGACACCACCACCAAGACCTTCATCACCACCCACGCCGCCTTCGGCTACCTCGCCGAGCGCTACGGCCTGGAGCAGGAGGCCATCGCCGGCATCGACCCCGAGTCGGAGCCGAGCCCCGCCCGGGTCAAGGAGCTGGAGACCATCGCGAAGCGCGACAAGGTCAGCACCGTATTCTTCGAGACGCTCGCGAGCGACAAGACCGCCAAGACCCTCGCCGGGGACTCCGGACTGAAGACCGACGTCCTGGACCCGCTGGAGGGAATTACGGACCGGTCCAAGGGCGCTGACTACCTCGAAGTCATGCGCGCGAACCTCGACGCACTGCGAAAGGCGCTCGGCGCGAAGTGAACCAGCTGACAGCAGCGGCATCGGAGGCGCCCGGCATGGCGACGGCGAAGAGCGGACACGACCGCGCGACGGCAGACCCGGCGATACCACCGGAGACACGGCCCGAAGCACTGCCCGACGCGGCACCGGTGACCGCGCCGGACGCGCCCGTGACGGACACGGGCCACGGCCGCCCCGGACCCGCCACCGCGGAGACCGCGCGCCCCGCCGCCGGGCCCGCCCCCGTCATCGCGCTGCGCGGCGCCACCGCCACCCTCGGCGCACGCCCGGTGCTGCGCGGCATCGACCTCACCGTGCGCCGCGGCGAGGTCGTCGCGCTGCTCGGCGCCAACGGCTCCGGCAAGTCCACCGCCGTCCGCTCGGTGATCGGGCAGGTGGCCCTCACCAGTGGCGAGATCTCCCTGTTCGGCACCCCGCTGCGCCGCTTCCGCGACTGGGCCCGCGTCGGCTACGTACCGCAGCGCACCACGGCGGCGGGCGGGGTGCCCGCGACGATCCGCGAGGTCGTCTCGTCCGGCCGGCTCTCCCGTACGGGGCTGCGGTGGCCCTCCCGGGCCGACCGCGCCGCCGTCCAGCGGGCAATCGAGCTGGTGGGGCTCGCCGACCGCGCCAAGGACTCCGTGGACGCCCTCTCCGGCGGCCAGCACCAGCGTGTCCTGATAGCCAGGGCGCTCGCCGCCGAACCCGAGCTGCTGATCATGGACGAGCCGATGGCGGGCGTCGACCTGGCCAGCCAGGAGATCCTCGCGGCGACCCTGCGCGAGCAGGTGGCGGCCGGCACGACCGTCCTGCTGGTCCTGCACGAACTCGGCCCGCTGGAGCCGCTCATCGACCGCGCGGTGGTGCTGCGCGACGGCTGTGTGACCCACGACGGGCCGCCGCCGAAGGCCGTCGGCCAGCACGCCCTGCCCGGCCACGACCACGTCCACCCCCACGCGGCCGGCGTGCCGCTCCGTACCGGACTGCTGAGCTGAGCTGACCTGCCCATGGAAATCCTCGAAACCGCGTTCATGCAGCGGGCCCTGATCGCCGCCGTCCTGGTCGGCATCACCGCCCCCGCCGTCGGCATCTACCTCGTCCAGCGCCGCCAGGCCCTGATGGGCGACGGGATCGGCCATGTCGCGATGACCGGGGTCGGCCTCGGCTTTCTGCTGTCCTGGAGCCCGGTGTGGGTGGCCACGCTGGTCTCGGTGGCCGGCGCCGTCACCATGGAGCTGATCAGGGCGTACGGCCGCACCCGCGGCGACATCGCGCTGGCGATGCTCTTCTACGGCGGTATGGCGGGCGGCGTCCTGCTGATCAACCTCGCGCCGAACGGCTCCAACGCCAACCTCAGCACGTATCTCTTCGGCTCCCTGTCGACGGTCTCGCCGTCCGACGTGACCGCGATCTCCCTGCTCGCCGCCTTCGTGATACTGGTGACGGTGGGGCTGCGGCGGCAGCTCTTCGCGATCAGCCAGGACGAGGAGTTCGCCCGGGTCACCGGACTGCCGGTGCGGACCCTGAACCTGCTGATCGCCGTGACGGCGGCGGTGACGGTGACGGTCGCCATGCGGGTAGTGGGGCTGCTGCTGGTCAGCGCGCTGATGGTGGTGCCGGTGGCGGCGGCGCAGCAGATCACCCGGTCGTTCGCGGTGACGTTCGTGCTCGCGGTCGTGATCGGTACGGGCGTGACGCTGGCCGGCACGGTCACCTCGTACTACCAGGACGTCCCGCCCGGCGCGACGATCGTGCTGATCGCGATCGGTGTCTTCGTCCTGCTGACCGCGCTCGCCGCGCCGGTGACCAGACGCCGCGCCCGCGCGCTCCGCGCCGCGGAGCCGGCGGACGCCTCCGGGCCGGCGCACGGAGCGACCATGGACGTACCGGCCACGCGACGCCCCTCGGACGACGTCGAGGTAACGGTCTGAGCGCGAGCGCTGGCAGAATGGCCCGACGTAAGCGGGTAACGCCCGACGGATACGACGG encodes the following:
- a CDS encoding glycine--tRNA ligase, giving the protein MAADKIDSIVNLSKRRGFVYPCSEIYGGQRAAWDYGPLGVELKENLKRQWWRYMVTSREDVVGLDSSVILATEVWEASGHVATFTDPLTECTSCHKRFRADHLEEAYEAKHGKAPENGLTDLNCPNCGNKGTFTAPKQFSGLLSTHLGPTQDSGSVAYLRPETAQGIFTNFAQVQQTSRKKPPFGIAQMGKSFRNEITPGNFIFRTREFEQMEMEFFVKPGEDEQWQEYWMEQRWNWYRDLGLREENMRWYDHPAEKLSHYSKRTADIEYRFQFGGSEWGELEGVANRTDYDLSAHSKASGHDLTYFDQEAGERWTPYVIEPAAGVGRAMLAFLLDAYNEDEAPNAKGVLEKRTVLRLDPRLAPVKVAVLPLSRNPQLSPKAKGLATDLRRNWNIEFDDAGAIGRRYRRQDEIGTPFCVTVDFDTLDDNAVTVRERDTMKQERVSLDQIQSYLGGRLIGC
- a CDS encoding metal ABC transporter ATP-binding protein, whose product is MALRGATATLGARPVLRGIDLTVRRGEVVALLGANGSGKSTAVRSVIGQVALTSGEISLFGTPLRRFRDWARVGYVPQRTTAAGGVPATIREVVSSGRLSRTGLRWPSRADRAAVQRAIELVGLADRAKDSVDALSGGQHQRVLIARALAAEPELLIMDEPMAGVDLASQEILAATLREQVAAGTTVLLVLHELGPLEPLIDRAVVLRDGCVTHDGPPPKAVGQHALPGHDHVHPHAAGVPLRTGLLS
- a CDS encoding metal ABC transporter permease is translated as MEILETAFMQRALIAAVLVGITAPAVGIYLVQRRQALMGDGIGHVAMTGVGLGFLLSWSPVWVATLVSVAGAVTMELIRAYGRTRGDIALAMLFYGGMAGGVLLINLAPNGSNANLSTYLFGSLSTVSPSDVTAISLLAAFVILVTVGLRRQLFAISQDEEFARVTGLPVRTLNLLIAVTAAVTVTVAMRVVGLLLVSALMVVPVAAAQQITRSFAVTFVLAVVIGTGVTLAGTVTSYYQDVPPGATIVLIAIGVFVLLTALAAPVTRRRARALRAAEPADASGPAHGATMDVPATRRPSDDVEVTV
- a CDS encoding DUF6243 family protein, whose translation is MAKSRNNLLGVGGQRTKPARNDPQSSGPARDANRKAAADQKQELLRKMRERAAAAGKSEGAQDS
- a CDS encoding metal ABC transporter substrate-binding protein, whose product is MNVRRLIPTATMAGAVALGMVALSACSSSDAADKKSGGGKLAVTASFYPMQFLAEEIGGDHVSVTTLTKPGVEPHDLELKPRQAAQLGEADVILYLKGIQPAVDKAIAQSGVKNTVDATTLTTMEKHGTEAGGHSHADDEHADGDDHADDETHKAEDEEASADGNDPHIWLDPVKYAEVAKGVGAALEKADPDHAAAYKKNTAALVTKLDGLNTAFKDGLADTTTKTFITTHAAFGYLAERYGLEQEAIAGIDPESEPSPARVKELETIAKRDKVSTVFFETLASDKTAKTLAGDSGLKTDVLDPLEGITDRSKGADYLEVMRANLDALRKALGAK
- a CDS encoding aldo/keto reductase, encoding MGMSGVYGGGDERGESVATIHAALDAGVTLLDTGDFYGMGHNELLINEALRTAGPSARERAVVSVKFGALRDPGDGWGGFDGRPAAVKNFAAYSLQRLGTDYIDIYRPARLDPDVPIEETVGAVAELVQAGYVRHIGLSEVGAETIRRAAATAPISDLQIEYALISRGVEADILPTLRELGIGVTAYGVLSRGLIGGHFTSDQRLAANDFRAMSPRFQGENLQHNLTLVESLRKIAEQKGVTVAQIAIAWVLSRGEDIVPLVGARSRKRLTESLGALDVTLDEGDLAAIERAVPADSAAGDRYPSAQMAMLDSER
- a CDS encoding TetR family transcriptional regulator, with the protein product MSTEPLTAERILEATEEVLRRYGPAKATVVDVARVLGVSHGSVYRHFRTKSALREAVTKRWLSRTEIALARVISDNERESGPAKLREWLLTLFDAKRHKAGDDPELFATFSVLARESSEVVDAHLTELTDQLTRIIEEGVRAGEFATPDPGASAGAVFAATARFHDPGYAPEWRKPTIDAEFDAVAALLLRGLRA